In Rhodococcus qingshengii JCM 15477, the sequence GGCTCCACCAGTTCGTTCTCTTCCACGACCTTCCGGTAGTCGACAGGCAAAACTTTGGTGAATCTCGGACTCTGGCCAACCCAGTCGTCGAGAAGTTTTGCCGCCACCGGCGAGCCGGTCGCAGCCAAATGCTCGCCGAGAATTTCGACCAGCTGACTGCAGTCTTCCGCCGAAGGCCGCTCCAGAACGACCATGTCGCCGTTGACCTTCTCTGCCTTCACGTCGAGTACGAAGGCAATTCCGCCCGACATTCCCGCAGCAAGGTTCCTACCAGTTGGGCCGATGATGACGACGCGACCCCCGGTCATGTACTCGCACGCATGGTCGCCGACGCCTTCCACCACAGCGACCGCGCCCGAGTTGCGCACCGCGAATCGTTCCCCGACACGCCCCCTGGCATAGAGCGCACCGCTCGTAGCGCCGTACAGCAGCGTATTGCCGGCAATCACCTGATCCTCCGCCACGAAGGGCGCGTCCTCACTCGGCCGAAGCACAATTCGTCCACCGGAGAGCCCCTTCCCCACGTAATCGTTTGCATCGCCGACGACGACCAGCGAGATGCCGGGCGGCAGGAACGCACCGAGTGACTGGCCTGCCGTTCCACGGAGCACGACGTCGATGGTGCCTTGAGGTAGCCCGACGGCGCCGTAGCGTCTGGTCACCTCTGCGCCCAGCCTCGTCCCCACCGCCCGATCCGTATTGTGTACTGGCAGTTCGATATGCACGGGTCGAGCGTCCTCGAGTGAGTTCGCGGCGCACTCGATCAGGGTGCGTTCGAGTTCGCTCGAAACAGGTACACACGGCGGGTAGGCCGCGCCGGTCGGCGCGGCCGGAACGTCGAAGAGTGGTGAGAGGTCCAACGTGCGGCTCTTCCAATGCGCCACCGCCGGAGACATTTCCAATACGTCTGCGTGCCCCAGCGCATCGTCGATACTTCGAAACCCCAGTTCTGCCAACAACCGTCGTACGTCGGCGGCGATGAAGCGAAAGAAGTTCTCGACGTACTCGGGCCGGCCGGTGAATCGCTCGCGCAGTTCGGGATTCTGCGTCGCTACTCCGACGGGGCAGGTGTCGAGGTGACATACCCGCATCATGACGCACCCGGCCGCGATGAGTGGCGCCGTGGAAAACCCGTACTCCTGCGCCCCCAGCAACGCGGCGACGACGACGTCCCGCGCCGTGCGCACACCCCCGTCACACTGGACGACGATCCGATCGCGTAACCCGTTGAGCACCAGGGTCTGCTGAGTTTCGGCCAGCCCGATCTCCCACGGCGTACCCGCGTGGTGGATGGACGAGAGTGCCGCAGCACCCGTCCCGCCGTCGTGACCGGAGATCAGCACCACGTCGGCGTGCGCTTTGGCCACACCTGCCGCAACAGTCCCGACTCCGGCTGCGCTGACCAACTTCACGTGTATCCGCGCGCGATTGTTCGCGCATCTGAGGTCGTAGATCAATTGGGCGAGATCCTCGATCGAATAGATGTCGTGGTGCGGGGGCGGAGAAATGAGCCCGACCCCAGGCGTCGAGTACCGGGTTTCCGCGATCCACGGGTACACCTTGGACCCCGGAAGCTGCCCTCCTTCACCCGGCTTGGCACCTTGGGCCATCTTGATCTGAATGTCGGTGGCATTGACCAGGTAATCGCTGGTCACCCCGAAGCGACCACTCGCGACCTGCTTGACAGCGCTTCGACGCTTGTCGTCACGCAACCGCTCCGGCGACTCTCCGCCCTCACCGGTGTTGGAACGCCCGCCGAGAGCATTCATCGCAACCGCCATCGTCTCGTGCGCCTCCGCAGAGAGGGAACCGTAGCTCATCGCACCGGTGTTGAATCGAGCGAGAATCAACTCGACGGGTTCGACCTGATCGAGCGGAATCGGCGGACGAACCTCACACCGAAATCGAAACAATCCCCGCGGTGTTCCGCCCTGCGCGCTCAGTCGATCGACTTCATCGCTGTAGCGACGAAACATCTCACTTCGCCCGGTCCGGGTCGCATGCTGAAGGAAGAACACGGATTCGGGTGTGAACACATGCAATTCACCATCGCGGCGATACCGGTACTGTCCACTGTCGGTCAACTGACGATTGTCGAACTGACGATGCTGCACTGCGGACGACGAGAACGCAGCCGTGTGGCGCATCAGAACTTCGCGCGCGACTTCGGTGATACCGATCCCGCCGATCCGGCTCCGTGTGTTGCAGAAGTATTCGTCGACCAACTCTCGACCCAAGCCCACGGCCTCGAATACCTGTGCGCCCGTGTAGGAGTGAACCGTAGCGATTCCCATCTTCGACATCACTTTGAGCACGCCGAAATTTGTTGCTCTCAGGTAGTTGTCCGACGCAGTCTTCGGATCTATCCCGGGAAGTTCGTCCTGCTCGCTGAGGGCTTGGACAGATTCGAGAGCAAGATACGGGTGGACAGCCGCCGCACCGTAGCCGATCAGCAGCGCGATGTGATGAACTTCGCGCGCGTCACCCGAGTCGACGACGAGGGAAACCTTGGTCCGCAGGCCATGACGAACCAGATCGTGGTGCACGGCTGATACTGCGAGCAATGACGGAATGGGAGCCTGCTCAGGGCCTGATCCACGGTCGGAGATCACCAGAATCTCGATTCCGGCTGCGGCGGCTGTTCGGGCGGACTCACGAAGCCTCTCGACGCCTTCGGTGAGACTGCCCCTCGGATCGAAACTTGCGCGAAGGACAGCGCTTCTCGGAGTTCTTGCGCCGTATAGTTCGGCAACCTTCGCCATCTTCCCCGGTCCGATCACCGGTTTGTCGAGAACAATCCTTCGGCACGACAGCGCCGACGCTTCGAACAAGTTCTGCTCAGCGCCGAGGGTGACACCAAGCGTAGTGACGACTTCCTCGCGAATCGCGTCCAAAGGCGGGTTGGTCACCTGAGCAAAGAGCTGAATAAAGTAGTCGTACAACAGCTTCGGCCGATCCGAAAGAACGGCGAGAGGCGTGTCGACACCCATCGATCCCAACGGCTCCGATCCTGAGCTTGCCATCGGGACAAGAATGTCCCGCAGGTCCTCGGCGTGGTATCCGAAGAGCAACTGCCGTTGCAACAGCGGAGGCGGATCGCCTCGGGCAGGCGCAGTCTCGGGGATGTCCTCGAGGTCTACCAATCCCCCGTCGACCCAGTCCCGGTAGGGGGCTGTGCTCGCGAGTTCGGACTTGATCTCCGCATCGGA encodes:
- the gltB gene encoding glutamate synthase large subunit → MLFSRIPEPRGLYDPDQETDSCGVAVVADTSGRHLHSVVDDALAVLGNLSHRGAVGRESNSGDGAGILIQLPTEFFDAVTEFELPPPNAMGENTYAAGNCFLPVDQEARWRAVVRIHRYAAAEGLQIIGWREVPVDRDCVGTVAAQCAPYISQCFVTCAESRDRSVGGIALDRRVFALRRQVERIHSADDAVYFPSLSARTIVYKGMLTPTQLSGYFTDLRDDRMRTALAVVHSRYSTNTFPSWPLAQPYRCIAHNGEINTIVGNRNWMRAREPMLRSTLLGGDIDRLFPICTPGGSDSSSFDEVLEFLTLGGRSVQHAIAMMIPGAWENDSSMPDEIKALYQFHGCLMEPWDGPASVTFSDGIVVGAVLDRNGLRPGRWWRMKNDRIVLASESGVFDAPTSEVLEKGRLEPGRMFLVDTARHRIVSDAEIKSELASTAPYRDWVDGGLVDLEDIPETAPARGDPPPLLQRQLLFGYHAEDLRDILVPMASSGSEPLGSMGVDTPLAVLSDRPKLLYDYFIQLFAQVTNPPLDAIREEVVTTLGVTLGAEQNLFEASALSCRRIVLDKPVIGPGKMAKVAELYGARTPRSAVLRASFDPRGSLTEGVERLRESARTAAAAGIEILVISDRGSGPEQAPIPSLLAVSAVHHDLVRHGLRTKVSLVVDSGDAREVHHIALLIGYGAAAVHPYLALESVQALSEQDELPGIDPKTASDNYLRATNFGVLKVMSKMGIATVHSYTGAQVFEAVGLGRELVDEYFCNTRSRIGGIGITEVAREVLMRHTAAFSSSAVQHRQFDNRQLTDSGQYRYRRDGELHVFTPESVFFLQHATRTGRSEMFRRYSDEVDRLSAQGGTPRGLFRFRCEVRPPIPLDQVEPVELILARFNTGAMSYGSLSAEAHETMAVAMNALGGRSNTGEGGESPERLRDDKRRSAVKQVASGRFGVTSDYLVNATDIQIKMAQGAKPGEGGQLPGSKVYPWIAETRYSTPGVGLISPPPHHDIYSIEDLAQLIYDLRCANNRARIHVKLVSAAGVGTVAAGVAKAHADVVLISGHDGGTGAAALSSIHHAGTPWEIGLAETQQTLVLNGLRDRIVVQCDGGVRTARDVVVAALLGAQEYGFSTAPLIAAGCVMMRVCHLDTCPVGVATQNPELRERFTGRPEYVENFFRFIAADVRRLLAELGFRSIDDALGHADVLEMSPAVAHWKSRTLDLSPLFDVPAAPTGAAYPPCVPVSSELERTLIECAANSLEDARPVHIELPVHNTDRAVGTRLGAEVTRRYGAVGLPQGTIDVVLRGTAGQSLGAFLPPGISLVVVGDANDYVGKGLSGGRIVLRPSEDAPFVAEDQVIAGNTLLYGATSGALYARGRVGERFAVRNSGAVAVVEGVGDHACEYMTGGRVVIIGPTGRNLAAGMSGGIAFVLDVKAEKVNGDMVVLERPSAEDCSQLVEILGEHLAATGSPVAAKLLDDWVGQSPRFTKVLPVDYRKVVEENELVEPAHA